A window from Moritella yayanosii encodes these proteins:
- a CDS encoding outer membrane protein transport protein, whose translation MKRNSKVTFTLSSAIALALATASASVFSAGVQIGEDSALGRANADEGAITDTAALVLTKKPAAMTMFDKTKVSSQLAFITPDVNLPSKSHNLLS comes from the coding sequence ATGAAACGCAACTCTAAAGTGACTTTCACTCTTAGTTCAGCTATCGCGCTGGCATTAGCCACAGCTTCTGCATCAGTATTTTCAGCTGGCGTCCAGATTGGTGAAGATTCAGCATTAGGCCGTGCAAATGCAGATGAAGGCGCTATCACTGATACTGCTGCTTTAGTATTGACTAAAAAACCTGCAGCGATGACGATGTTTGATAAAACGAAGGTATCAAGTCAACTTGCTTTCATTACACCTGACGTAAACTTACCGTCTAAATCTCATAACCTTCTTTCTTAA
- a CDS encoding Rrf2 family transcriptional regulator, with protein MKITTYTDFGIRTLMYLSTLPKGQRSSSAEVAEVYQASRNHIAKVIAHLSSLNYIESSRGKNGGIWLAKSASEINIGQLVRALENNLKGFDNNTQDSELVPTYQLKNVLQTGIEAFLITLDQYSLADLLDEQHEFESLCYMKQA; from the coding sequence GTGAAGATAACAACTTATACTGATTTTGGCATACGCACATTAATGTATTTATCCACTCTTCCAAAAGGACAACGCTCAAGCTCAGCTGAAGTTGCAGAGGTGTACCAAGCATCACGTAACCATATTGCAAAAGTCATAGCTCATCTTTCCTCATTAAATTATATCGAATCATCTCGAGGAAAAAATGGCGGGATCTGGTTAGCAAAATCTGCGTCAGAAATTAACATTGGACAGCTAGTGCGAGCCCTAGAGAACAATTTAAAAGGCTTTGATAATAATACTCAAGACAGCGAGTTAGTACCAACTTACCAGTTAAAAAATGTATTACAGACTGGTATCGAAGCTTTTCTTATAACACTCGACCAATACAGTCTTGCTGATTTACTTGATGAACAGCATGAATTTGAATCATTATGCTATATGAAACAAGCCTAA
- a CDS encoding alanine/glycine:cation symporter family protein, with protein sequence MTEVIDFINGLLWGSVLIYLLIGTGLYFTFKLGFIQFRHFTHMFSVLAGSRKSSSEGVSSFQALCTSLAARVGTGNLAGVAVAITAGGPGAVFWMWLIAVIGMATSFAESLLAQLFKTKDADGNFRGGPAYYMEKGLGRRWMGVVFSICLIVAFGLVFNAVQSDAIANSMHNAFGFDKTIVGLVLVVFTSFIIFGGLRVIGAFAEIVVPFMALAYILIAFVVVAMNISELPAVFELIIKSAFGLEEAAGGALGVAMMQGIKRGLFSNEAGMGSAPNAAASAAPFPNHPASQGYVQMLGVFIDTIVICTATASIILLSDLGDTSGIGGIELTQHALSSHVGDWGSTFVAIAILFFAFTSIVANYSYAETSILFLNRDSKVMIWIFRAAVLGMVMFGAVAKSDLIWNMADASMGLMALVNIIAILMLSKYVIIVAKDYNKQLAEGKTPTFDSAEYPEIDKKINSEIWNSKFKK encoded by the coding sequence ATGACGGAAGTTATCGACTTTATAAACGGGCTGCTGTGGGGCTCTGTACTGATTTATTTACTTATAGGTACAGGTCTGTATTTTACCTTTAAATTAGGTTTTATTCAGTTCCGCCATTTTACTCACATGTTCTCTGTTCTTGCTGGTAGCCGTAAAAGCAGCTCTGAAGGTGTATCATCATTTCAAGCGCTATGTACAAGTCTAGCTGCGCGTGTTGGTACTGGTAACCTTGCTGGTGTTGCTGTGGCAATTACTGCGGGTGGCCCTGGTGCTGTATTCTGGATGTGGTTAATTGCTGTTATTGGTATGGCGACTAGTTTTGCAGAAAGTTTATTAGCGCAATTATTTAAAACCAAAGATGCTGATGGCAACTTCCGTGGTGGTCCCGCTTACTACATGGAAAAAGGTTTAGGTCGTCGCTGGATGGGCGTTGTATTCTCTATCTGCCTAATTGTTGCATTTGGCTTGGTATTTAACGCGGTGCAATCTGATGCGATTGCCAACTCAATGCATAATGCGTTTGGGTTTGATAAAACGATTGTTGGTCTCGTATTAGTGGTATTTACAAGTTTCATCATTTTTGGTGGTTTGCGTGTGATCGGCGCATTTGCTGAAATCGTGGTGCCATTCATGGCGCTGGCTTATATCCTGATTGCGTTTGTTGTTGTTGCAATGAACATATCAGAACTGCCTGCCGTTTTCGAACTTATCATTAAATCTGCATTCGGCTTAGAAGAAGCAGCTGGTGGCGCATTAGGTGTTGCTATGATGCAAGGTATCAAACGTGGTTTATTCTCGAATGAAGCAGGTATGGGCAGTGCACCGAATGCTGCGGCAAGTGCGGCACCATTCCCGAATCACCCCGCATCACAAGGTTATGTGCAGATGCTAGGTGTATTCATCGATACTATCGTCATCTGTACTGCGACAGCGTCTATTATTCTACTTTCTGATCTGGGTGATACATCGGGTATTGGTGGTATCGAATTAACGCAGCATGCATTGTCATCACATGTAGGCGATTGGGGGAGTACCTTTGTTGCTATTGCGATCCTATTCTTCGCATTTACGTCAATTGTGGCGAACTATTCATACGCTGAAACCAGTATTTTATTCTTGAACCGTGATTCGAAAGTAATGATCTGGATCTTCCGTGCTGCTGTTTTAGGTATGGTTATGTTTGGTGCTGTAGCGAAATCAGATCTGATTTGGAACATGGCAGATGCGTCAATGGGCTTAATGGCACTGGTCAATATCATTGCTATCTTGATGTTATCTAAGTATGTCATCATCGTCGCGAAAGATTACAACAAGCAACTCGCTGAAGGTAAAACGCCTACATTTGATAGCGCTGAATATCCTGAAATCGATAAAAAGATCAACAGTGAAATTTGGAACTCTAAATTTAAAAAGTAG
- a CDS encoding alpha/beta hydrolase codes for MTYLPCVEIEPKQAANASVIWLHGLGANGHDFAPVVPMISLPVEHQVRYVFPHAPEIKVTINNGYKMPAWYDILEMTLERKIDMSGLMTSVEQVQQLIQREIDRGIESERIIVAGFSQGGAVAYQSALTFAKPLAGLMVMSSYFATAKTIEPHQNNLTLPVHIYHGSADPVVAESLGLDAVKYLEALGYKPNYSRYPAEHTVTPQQLNDISQHIKQFLTTNMDG; via the coding sequence ATGACATATTTACCTTGTGTTGAAATTGAACCTAAGCAAGCTGCAAACGCCAGTGTTATCTGGTTACATGGACTGGGCGCTAACGGCCATGACTTTGCCCCCGTAGTCCCGATGATCTCGCTTCCTGTTGAGCACCAAGTTCGCTATGTCTTTCCGCATGCACCAGAAATTAAGGTCACCATTAATAATGGCTATAAAATGCCAGCTTGGTATGACATTTTAGAGATGACGTTAGAGCGAAAAATTGATATGTCTGGTTTGATGACCAGTGTTGAGCAAGTTCAACAATTGATCCAACGCGAGATCGACCGTGGCATTGAGAGTGAGCGGATCATTGTTGCTGGTTTTTCTCAAGGTGGTGCGGTTGCGTATCAAAGTGCATTAACCTTTGCTAAACCATTAGCTGGATTGATGGTTATGTCGAGCTATTTTGCGACAGCTAAAACCATTGAGCCGCATCAAAATAATCTCACGTTACCGGTGCATATTTATCATGGCAGTGCTGATCCGGTTGTCGCTGAGTCCCTTGGACTCGATGCGGTAAAATATTTAGAAGCACTGGGTTATAAACCCAATTATAGTCGTTATCCGGCAGAGCATACGGTTACACCACAACAATTAAATGACATATCTCAACATATAAAGCAGTTTTTAACGACGAACATGGATGGTTAA
- a CDS encoding methylenetetrahydrofolate reductase, with translation MKYSIELVPRSWETLNTEAEEVSQFSQINTLNIPDLLRFDVRSWDACDRLQDKFDEVIPHLRAIDFDLRNGFPLTDFFRHSKINSVLVVEGDPPQDISHRTYRNTSCELIRIIKKELPYMKVYAAIDQYRTSMRKELDYIHDKLDAGVDGFFTQPFFDLKLLDVYMDMLQDTEVFWGLSPIHSETSKSYWENKNDVVFPSDFEPTKEWNIKFGRAMIKKVQAKDDNVYFMPIRANVSEYLNKLLAED, from the coding sequence TTGAAATACTCGATAGAGCTTGTACCCCGTTCATGGGAAACTTTAAATACTGAAGCCGAAGAAGTAAGCCAATTCAGTCAAATTAATACGCTAAATATTCCCGACTTACTGCGTTTTGATGTTCGTAGCTGGGATGCTTGCGATCGCCTACAAGATAAATTCGATGAGGTGATCCCTCACCTTCGCGCTATCGATTTTGATCTAAGAAACGGCTTTCCATTAACCGATTTTTTCCGTCATAGTAAAATCAATTCAGTACTCGTGGTCGAAGGCGATCCACCGCAAGATATTTCACACCGAACCTATCGCAATACATCATGTGAACTTATTCGTATTATCAAAAAAGAACTGCCCTATATGAAAGTGTACGCCGCGATCGATCAATATCGAACCAGCATGCGTAAAGAGCTCGATTATATTCACGACAAACTTGATGCGGGTGTTGATGGCTTTTTCACGCAACCATTTTTTGATTTAAAATTACTCGATGTATACATGGATATGCTGCAAGATACGGAAGTATTTTGGGGCCTGAGTCCGATCCACAGCGAAACCAGTAAATCGTACTGGGAAAATAAAAACGATGTGGTTTTTCCAAGTGATTTCGAACCGACAAAAGAGTGGAATATTAAGTTTGGCCGAGCCATGATCAAAAAGGTGCAAGCCAAAGATGATAATGTCTACTTTATGCCAATCAGAGCCAACGTTAGTGAATACCTTAATAAATTACTCGCCGAAGATTAA
- a CDS encoding NUDIX hydrolase: MINQMPILRSTIHPDVTAPQNTDQRISTRGIITQGEEILLIFTARYHDYSLPGGGLHEDEDIITGLIREVEEETGAENINNIVPYGCYEELRPWYKGGFDSIKMVSYCFTCDANKQLGTPRLEENEIKNGVSALWINIHEAIAHNLEVIASHPRAGLSIERETYLLQKIAKGIVKKLYSIK; encoded by the coding sequence ATGATCAACCAAATGCCTATCCTGCGTTCTACTATCCACCCCGATGTAACAGCACCTCAAAATACTGACCAGCGGATCTCAACACGCGGTATTATTACGCAAGGCGAAGAGATCTTATTGATCTTTACTGCACGCTATCATGATTACAGTTTACCTGGTGGTGGCTTACATGAAGATGAAGACATCATCACTGGTTTAATTCGTGAAGTAGAAGAAGAGACCGGCGCTGAAAATATTAATAACATTGTACCTTATGGCTGCTACGAAGAACTTCGTCCTTGGTATAAAGGTGGCTTTGACAGTATAAAAATGGTTTCTTACTGCTTTACTTGCGATGCTAACAAGCAATTAGGTACACCAAGATTAGAAGAAAATGAAATCAAAAATGGCGTCAGCGCGCTATGGATCAATATCCACGAAGCAATTGCCCATAACCTCGAAGTTATCGCTAGTCATCCAAGAGCAGGCCTGTCAATTGAGCGAGAAACTTATCTATTACAAAAAATTGCCAAAGGTATCGTTAAAAAACTTTATTCGATAAAATAA
- a CDS encoding phasin family protein: protein MRQNENCNSNNNDVVNNNVIIDNFIAINNPDIESLDGIESAAVEVTLAAKMNFVRQVWLAGLGAYSNSIEGLNIAGEKSSMFFEELLRQGEKVDNEFKLHTTAEHISLHGLETLIQRTFTKLTGIESDKINQLNDKLDALLAELVDIKEAT from the coding sequence ATGCGCCAGAATGAAAACTGCAATTCAAATAATAATGATGTTGTTAATAATAATGTGATAATAGATAATTTCATTGCCATTAACAATCCAGATATTGAATCACTCGACGGCATTGAGAGTGCTGCCGTTGAGGTGACGTTAGCGGCCAAAATGAACTTTGTACGCCAGGTTTGGTTAGCTGGGCTCGGTGCATATAGTAATAGTATTGAGGGACTAAATATTGCGGGTGAAAAATCGTCAATGTTTTTTGAAGAGCTGTTACGTCAAGGCGAAAAGGTGGATAACGAGTTTAAGTTGCATACGACGGCTGAACATATATCTTTGCACGGATTAGAAACGTTGATCCAACGGACTTTTACTAAATTAACCGGCATTGAAAGTGATAAAATAAATCAATTAAATGATAAGCTAGATGCGTTACTGGCTGAGTTAGTTGATATAAAAGAAGCCACTTAA
- a CDS encoding chalcone isomerase family protein: MNKLATLASAILFSFSVNAAQEVSGVSVPDSVSVEGTLLNYQGAGVRSKFFIDLYVGSLFTQTASKDVVKSQDVSAIRLNIISGLITSEKMVSAINDGLDSATAGNTAPISAEIAEFIGVFSAEIAKGDQFTLVSTPGKGLVTYKNNEKLSTINNDVFRQAVLSIWLGDEPADDDLKEDMLGL, translated from the coding sequence ATGAATAAATTAGCAACTCTAGCTTCTGCAATACTATTTAGTTTTTCTGTTAATGCGGCACAGGAAGTGTCTGGCGTTTCAGTGCCAGATAGTGTATCTGTTGAAGGTACATTACTTAATTATCAAGGGGCAGGTGTTCGTAGTAAATTCTTTATTGATCTGTATGTTGGTTCACTATTTACACAAACAGCGAGTAAAGATGTCGTAAAAAGCCAAGATGTAAGTGCGATTCGTCTTAATATCATTTCAGGTCTCATTACCTCTGAAAAGATGGTTTCGGCGATCAACGACGGTCTTGACAGCGCGACTGCGGGTAATACCGCCCCGATCTCTGCTGAAATAGCCGAGTTTATTGGTGTGTTTAGTGCAGAGATAGCTAAAGGCGATCAATTTACTTTGGTGAGTACACCAGGTAAAGGTTTGGTAACGTATAAAAATAATGAAAAATTATCGACTATTAATAACGACGTTTTCCGTCAAGCGGTATTGTCTATTTGGTTAGGTGATGAGCCTGCTGATGATGACCTGAAAGAAGATATGCTGGGTTTGTAA
- a CDS encoding DUF3545 family protein, with product MEGINQVSIENTKKEAKSMSMSKRKWREIEAIKDKLILEKEMDGYNDPLSYYSDLIA from the coding sequence ATGGAAGGAATAAATCAAGTGTCGATAGAAAATACAAAAAAAGAAGCAAAGTCAATGTCAATGTCAAAACGAAAATGGCGTGAAATTGAAGCGATTAAGGATAAGCTAATCTTAGAAAAGGAAATGGACGGTTATAATGATCCTTTAAGTTATTACTCTGATCTGATTGCTTAA
- a CDS encoding aromatic amino acid transporter: MSEVMTANQEVQPSSLSGIFIITGTSIGAGMFSLPILTSNMWFGWAVLFLCVSWYCMYSSALYLLEANQKFKRGVNFDSMTKALLPTSLRILNGLSVLFVSYILVYAYISGGGSMLGHSLQSGLGIDIDQSVASFLFAVLLGLIVSFSTKAVGRFTSAMLGGMVITFSIAIYSLLSGANLSLLQPFAEMTERLPYSWAAIPSLMVCFGFHSNIPSLVKYYNKDSSKVVNSIRYGSLLALAIYLIWLLASFTVIGRDGFSSVIAQGGNMGALVAALESTGSGATLAVTLQLFANFAVATSFLGVALGLFDFLTDLLKLDDTLSGRSKTALVTFVPPMIGGVLWPNGFIYAIGYAGFAAAVFALFTPVALAFQARKHLPATDFLVSGGHARMAVVLVFAVCVVSFQVLSMMGLLA, translated from the coding sequence ATGTCTGAAGTCATGACCGCCAATCAAGAAGTTCAACCATCCTCTCTCAGTGGTATATTCATCATTACGGGGACCAGTATTGGTGCCGGTATGTTTTCTTTACCGATATTAACATCAAATATGTGGTTTGGTTGGGCGGTATTGTTTTTGTGTGTGTCTTGGTATTGCATGTACAGTTCGGCGCTTTACTTACTTGAGGCGAATCAAAAATTTAAACGTGGGGTTAATTTTGATTCGATGACGAAAGCTTTATTACCCACATCATTACGTATACTTAACGGCTTATCGGTGCTGTTCGTCAGTTACATCTTAGTTTATGCCTACATTTCGGGCGGAGGCTCAATGCTGGGACACAGTTTGCAGTCAGGTCTGGGTATTGATATTGACCAGTCCGTTGCCAGTTTTTTGTTTGCGGTATTACTGGGTTTGATCGTGAGCTTTAGTACTAAAGCCGTGGGTCGTTTTACCTCGGCGATGTTGGGTGGCATGGTAATTACCTTTAGTATTGCCATTTATAGCTTATTGAGTGGCGCAAACCTTTCTTTATTACAGCCGTTTGCTGAGATGACAGAAAGATTACCGTATAGCTGGGCAGCAATTCCCTCGTTAATGGTGTGTTTTGGCTTTCATTCTAATATCCCCAGTTTGGTTAAATATTATAACAAAGACAGTTCGAAAGTTGTTAATTCAATCCGTTACGGTAGTTTGTTAGCACTTGCTATCTACTTGATCTGGTTGTTAGCGAGCTTTACTGTTATTGGCCGTGATGGTTTTTCCAGTGTTATTGCACAAGGCGGTAACATGGGTGCATTAGTTGCGGCGTTAGAGTCTACGGGTTCAGGCGCAACACTTGCGGTGACCTTACAATTATTTGCTAACTTTGCTGTTGCGACATCATTCTTGGGTGTGGCACTTGGTTTGTTTGATTTCTTAACAGACCTACTGAAACTGGATGATACCTTATCGGGTCGTAGTAAAACGGCGTTAGTGACGTTTGTACCGCCAATGATTGGTGGGGTATTATGGCCAAATGGTTTTATCTACGCGATTGGTTACGCTGGATTTGCGGCGGCGGTATTTGCCTTGTTTACCCCAGTTGCGCTAGCCTTTCAGGCACGTAAACATTTACCAGCGACTGATTTCCTGGTGTCGGGTGGTCATGCTCGTATGGCTGTAGTATTAGTGTTTGCGGTTTGCGTTGTTAGTTTCCAAGTATTATCTATGATGGGGTTGCTAGCATAA
- a CDS encoding endonuclease/exonuclease/phosphatase family protein, which yields MNYSCSRIAIISTFIFSLSGCFDIADIPKLNSSWKVAGATSVNSEQGGFVTDTVATCPVFVKNIAVTSNELPTEFSIADWNIYKQEDDNWRRELTTIIEQNDLIVLQEAKLSFLLHQLMQQHELSWTQVEAFSVYNQSMGVLTASRVAPISVCKQTIVEPWLRFPKSSLVSYYPWAGSDEPLLVANMHMINFTLGVDEFNQQLEGVIAVIRQHDGPVIMAGDFNTWTNKRLNQLHLMTASVELQQLVYQKDVRKTAFGYPLDALYFRGMQQLSASSYETDASDHNPIVARFGPLL from the coding sequence ATGAATTATTCCTGTTCTCGCATTGCTATTATTAGTACGTTTATTTTCTCCTTGTCGGGCTGTTTTGATATTGCCGACATCCCCAAATTAAATTCTTCATGGAAAGTTGCAGGCGCAACATCCGTAAATAGCGAACAAGGTGGTTTTGTCACGGATACTGTCGCGACATGTCCGGTATTTGTAAAAAATATAGCCGTCACAAGTAATGAACTGCCTACAGAGTTTAGTATTGCAGATTGGAATATTTATAAGCAAGAAGACGATAACTGGCGTCGTGAGCTAACGACGATAATTGAACAAAATGATTTGATTGTATTACAAGAAGCGAAATTAAGTTTTTTACTACATCAACTTATGCAGCAACATGAATTAAGCTGGACACAAGTCGAGGCTTTTAGTGTTTACAATCAATCAATGGGTGTATTAACGGCAAGCCGCGTTGCGCCGATATCTGTTTGTAAGCAAACAATAGTTGAGCCTTGGTTACGTTTTCCTAAATCGTCACTGGTGAGTTATTACCCGTGGGCAGGCAGTGATGAACCTTTGCTTGTCGCAAACATGCACATGATTAATTTTACCTTGGGTGTCGATGAGTTTAATCAACAGCTAGAAGGTGTTATTGCAGTGATCCGTCAACATGATGGCCCTGTGATCATGGCGGGCGATTTTAATACCTGGACAAATAAACGTTTAAACCAATTACATTTGATGACGGCGAGTGTTGAATTGCAACAATTGGTTTATCAAAAAGATGTGCGTAAAACGGCATTTGGTTATCCCCTTGATGCTCTTTATTTTAGAGGCATGCAACAACTCAGTGCATCGTCTTATGAAACGGATGCATCTGACCATAACCCAATCGTGGCACGATTTGGTCCGCTGCTTTAA
- the trpR gene encoding trp operon repressor: MFNELLRNITSKDDISLILPMLLSSEELNAINARTLVYKELLLAERSQREIARIHNISIATITRGSNNLKAMSDKEKQLLQTLLIRE, from the coding sequence ATGTTTAATGAATTACTTCGAAATATCACGAGTAAAGATGATATATCTCTAATCCTTCCCATGTTACTTTCATCAGAAGAATTAAACGCTATTAACGCGCGCACTTTGGTTTATAAAGAACTATTACTTGCAGAGCGGTCACAGCGTGAAATAGCAAGAATACACAATATCAGTATTGCCACGATCACTCGCGGTTCGAATAATTTGAAAGCCATGAGTGATAAAGAAAAACAATTATTACAAACATTATTAATTAGGGAGTAG
- a CDS encoding DUF3010 family protein — MKICSVELAGNEVNLCFLSLKDGIFELIECRKRKITLASSTEAYQMRQFHKEFAQLMQDYKIEHVVIKERLTKGKFSGSSTSFKAEAAIQLVDSVEVSMVSQTYYKQLLLDHPIFVEFAETGLKKFQQNAFTLGCLFLNEKAAKNAIEL; from the coding sequence ATGAAAATTTGTAGTGTTGAACTAGCAGGCAATGAAGTAAATCTATGTTTCCTATCTTTAAAAGACGGGATTTTTGAACTTATTGAATGCCGTAAAAGAAAAATCACCTTAGCAAGTTCAACTGAAGCGTATCAAATGCGTCAGTTTCATAAAGAATTTGCCCAACTAATGCAAGATTATAAAATTGAACACGTAGTGATCAAAGAACGTCTAACTAAAGGTAAATTTAGTGGTAGTTCAACCAGTTTCAAAGCAGAAGCGGCGATCCAACTGGTAGATAGCGTTGAAGTGAGCATGGTTTCACAAACGTACTACAAACAACTACTACTCGATCACCCGATCTTTGTTGAATTTGCAGAAACCGGTCTGAAAAAATTCCAACAAAATGCATTCACACTTGGTTGCCTATTCTTAAATGAAAAAGCAGCAAAAAACGCGATTGAATTATAA
- a CDS encoding acyl-CoA thioesterase, producing the protein MEKFKQQYPVIVDDIVRWGDMDAFGHVNNTVYFRYFEQARIGYFEQVQAMEYMQAHGIGPILAATSCRFKAPLKSPDTIQIGATISEFYEHKLIMKYAVWSNNLQRVVAEGEGVIVFVDYHKHKKMPVPANIVDKIKLLQPTLFTA; encoded by the coding sequence ATGGAAAAATTTAAACAGCAGTACCCAGTTATTGTCGATGACATTGTGCGCTGGGGTGACATGGATGCATTTGGTCACGTTAATAATACCGTGTATTTTCGCTACTTTGAACAAGCTAGGATTGGCTATTTTGAACAAGTACAAGCAATGGAATACATGCAAGCACATGGTATAGGCCCTATTTTAGCCGCGACGAGTTGTCGTTTTAAAGCGCCATTAAAGTCACCGGACACGATCCAAATTGGGGCTACAATATCTGAATTTTATGAGCACAAACTGATTATGAAATATGCGGTTTGGAGCAATAACTTACAACGTGTGGTTGCAGAAGGTGAAGGGGTGATTGTATTCGTTGATTACCATAAGCATAAGAAAATGCCGGTACCTGCAAATATTGTTGATAAGATTAAATTGTTACAACCGACGTTATTCACTGCCTAG
- a CDS encoding hemerythrin domain-containing protein: protein MLSLITKDHEQVELLLNVLIEQLAELESEQQGVNFKLMDDIVNYLRNYIDRYHHPKEDLIYSYYLEHYVEDADMPNRLASEHQSLNFLSRELSHSLNMIQLDSVMSFDTLAVQLRGFVDKQRAHIQYETNVVMPLMAEKFTPDDWCHIEHLWKNGDLQDAQTIAVFNDAYKQLTQRIVTAGFIGEEKEDICLV, encoded by the coding sequence ATGTTATCTCTCATAACAAAAGATCATGAACAAGTAGAGTTACTATTAAATGTACTAATTGAGCAGCTAGCTGAACTCGAATCTGAACAGCAGGGTGTTAATTTTAAATTAATGGATGATATTGTAAATTATTTACGTAACTACATTGACCGTTACCATCATCCGAAAGAAGATTTGATCTATTCGTATTATCTTGAACATTATGTTGAAGATGCTGATATGCCGAACCGTCTTGCCAGTGAGCACCAAAGCTTAAACTTCCTTAGCCGTGAACTTTCGCATTCATTAAATATGATCCAACTGGATTCTGTGATGTCATTTGATACACTTGCAGTACAGTTGCGCGGGTTTGTAGACAAACAGCGTGCCCATATTCAATATGAAACCAATGTGGTCATGCCACTAATGGCTGAGAAATTCACTCCAGATGATTGGTGTCATATTGAGCATTTGTGGAAAAATGGCGATTTGCAAGATGCACAAACCATTGCTGTGTTTAATGATGCCTATAAGCAATTAACACAGCGTATCGTTACCGCTGGATTTATTGGTGAGGAAAAAGAGGATATCTGCTTAGTATGA
- a CDS encoding apurinic/apyrimidinic endonuclease family protein → MHRCEQLSSTLLNVHPGSHFKKISDSDSLKLVAESINLALQKSTSVKAVIENTAGQCTKVDRHRSLGQVYWRKCL, encoded by the coding sequence ATGCACCGTTGCGAGCAATTAAGTTCAACCTTACTTAACGTCCACCCAGGCAGTCACTTTAAAAAAATATCAGACTCAGACAGTCTAAAGCTGGTAGCAGAATCAATTAACCTTGCACTGCAAAAATCAACTTCAGTCAAAGCTGTCATTGAAAACACCGCTGGTCAATGCACAAAAGTTGATCGCCATCGCAGCTTAGGGCAGGTTTATTGGCGAAAATGCCTTTAA
- the ung gene encoding uracil-DNA glycosylase produces the protein MKTWSEFLLHEQQQPYYLELQNFITAERAAGKVIFPKEADVFQAFALTPLKDVKVVILGQDPYHGPEQAHGLCFSVLPGIKIPPSLRNMYKELSTDIDGFAAPDHGYLIEWAQQGVLMLNTVLTVEQAKAHSHAKSGWETFTDHVVELLNQQDEEIIFVLWGNHAKKKGCHIDRSQHHVLEGVHPSPLSASRGFFGSQHFSAINSRLQLRQQTAINWQVSTVERLI, from the coding sequence ATGAAAACTTGGTCAGAATTTTTGTTGCACGAGCAGCAACAACCGTATTATTTAGAATTACAAAACTTTATCACTGCTGAAAGAGCGGCCGGAAAAGTCATTTTTCCTAAAGAGGCTGATGTATTTCAAGCATTTGCATTAACCCCGTTAAAAGATGTCAAAGTGGTGATCTTAGGGCAAGATCCGTACCACGGACCAGAGCAAGCGCATGGTTTATGTTTCTCAGTATTGCCGGGTATTAAGATCCCACCTTCATTACGTAATATGTATAAAGAACTGAGTACTGATATTGATGGCTTTGCAGCGCCTGACCACGGTTATTTAATCGAATGGGCACAACAGGGCGTTTTAATGTTAAATACCGTATTAACGGTAGAGCAAGCGAAAGCCCATTCCCATGCCAAATCGGGTTGGGAGACGTTCACTGATCATGTCGTTGAACTGCTAAACCAGCAAGATGAAGAGATTATTTTTGTATTATGGGGGAATCACGCCAAGAAGAAAGGTTGCCATATCGATCGCAGCCAGCATCACGTTCTAGAGGGGGTGCACCCATCCCCCTTGTCTGCAAGTCGTGGTTTCTTTGGTAGCCAACATTTTTCTGCTATTAATAGCCGTTTACAACTACGCCAGCAGACAGCCATCAATTGGCAAGTGAGTACTGTTGAGCGGCTCATATAA